GCATAAGTACATATTGAGTAATTTTGTACTATGTATGCCTTAGTCGACTGTAATAATTTCTATGCTTCCTGCGAACGTGTTTTCCAACCAGAATTCAACGGAAAACCGGTTGCTATATTATCAAATAATGACGGTTGCGTAATTTCCCGAAGCAATGAAGCTAAAGCTGTTGGAATACCAATGGGTGCTCCTGCTTTTCAAATTAAAGATTTAGTACGAGAAAAGAATGTCAAATTATTTTCTTCTAATTATGCACTATATGGCGATTTGAGTAATCGAGTAATGTCAATTTTGGCACAATTTACTCCTAATGTAGAAATCTACAGCATTGATGAAGCGTTCTTAAATTTTGACGGACTAAACGTTTTAGATTACCACGATTATGGTATTCAAATGAAAAAAAGAGTTCAAAAATGGATTGGAATCCCCGTTTGTATTGGTTTTGCAGAGACCAAAGCATTGTCAAAAGTGGCCAATAAAATAGCCAAGAAATTCCAAGAAAGAACTGGTGGTGTTTATGTAATTGATACGGATGAAAAACGCTTTAAAGCACTCAAATGGACCAAAATTGAAGATGTTTGGGGCATAGGTCATCGAACAACCAAAAAAGCAAAACTACGCAAGATCAACACCGCATTAGACTTCATACAACCACAACATGAAGCTTGGATAAAAAAAGAAATGGGTGTAATAGGAATGCGTTTAAAATATGAATTAGAAGGGAAGCAAGTATTGGACTTGGACCCCTTTCCAGACCAAAAGAAAAGCATTTCCACCACTCGGAGTTTTCCAAAACAAATATCCGATTTTGATTTATTGCGAGAGCGGATGGTTACGTTTGCCTCTGTTTGTGCCGAGAAACTGCGAAAACAAAAATCATGTTGTCATACCATTATCGTATTATTAGTGGTTGACAAACATACTGTTCAAACCTCCAAATATTATTTTAATATGGCAATGAACCTCCCATACGCAACAAATTCAAGCTTAACAATTGCTAATGCTGCTGTGGCAATGCTGAAGCAAATGCACAAAGGGAACGAGGGTTTGAAATTTAAAAAAGCGGGAGTAATTGTTAGTAGCCTTATCGATGAAAACAAAAAACAGTTTCAATTGTTTGAAGATGAAAACCCAAAACATTTAGCACTTATGAAAGTCATGGACGACCTCAACAAAAAAATAGGCTACACGCAGGTAAAGCTAGCCACACAAAACCTAAGTTTGACTTGGAATATGAATCAGAATCATTTGTCACCCAAATTCACTACCAGTTTTAAAGATATACTTGAAATAAAATGTCAATAAAAAAAGAACAAAAACTTACTTTTTTCCAACCCGATTTTGAAAGTGAAATAAAAATTCCATTCATGACCGAAGGTGTTTCAGCAGGATTCCCATCGCCTGCAGCGGATTTTATGGAAAATAATATTGACCTCAATAAAGAATTAAGCGAAAACCCTCTGGCTACTTTTTATATCAAAGTAAAAGGAAATTCTATGATTGATGCTGGGATTAATGATAAAGATGTGCTTGTTGTTGATCGAAGTCTAGAGCCACAAAATCATAAAATTGCAATTTGTTTTATCGATGGAGAATTTACCGTAAAACGCATTCAGTTAGAAAAAGAATGTTTGTATCTCATGCCTGAAAATGAAAACTACCCTCCCATAAAAGTTACTGAAGAAAATGAATTAATTATTTGGGGGATTGTAACCTATGTAATAAAAAAAGTGTGAAACCAACGTTAAGTTAGCTTCACACTTTTTAATTTATAATGAGCTTAAAATTACTTTCTACCAGAACTTAGCATACAAAGCAAAAATAGTCAATATCGTTATTACAATCAAAACAGTAGTTTGCGGTTTCAATTTGAACATTTCAGTATCTAATTCAAATGCTTTTGGATTCACTTTAGGTCCAGCAAAACTTATGGCAATCATTAAAAGCATTGTAAATGCAAAAGACAATCCCATACAAATGTGAAATGGAATTTCAAATCCCCCATTACCGTTAGGAAAAGCAGTATATAATAACGTCTCATTTCCAAATAATGCTGGAGCAAATTCATTAAACAAAACGGATAATAAGAAACCTGCAATTACCCCTACAATTGCTGCAGTACCTGTAGTTCTTTTCCAAAACATCCCAAGGAAGAACATGGCAAATACACCAGGACTAATAAAACCTGTATATTTTTGAATGTAAGTAAATCCACCTACACCACCAATTCCAAGTAAATCATTCCAAGTAAATATAACAGCAAGAAGCATGGCACCAAATACTGCGATCCTTCCAATATTAACTTGTCCTCTATCAGTAGCGTCTTTTTGAATGTATTTTTTATGAACATCAAGCGTATAAATAGTTGAAATACTATTTACTTTCCCTGCTAAAGAGGCCACAATAGCTGCCGTTAATGCCGCTACAGACAATCCTTTTAAACCAGTTGGTAGGAATGTCAACACTGCAGAATAAGCACCATCTTTTCCTCCTACTAATTGAGGTAAATGTCCGTTTTCATATAAAACAAAAGCTGCAATACCAGGCAACATAACGATAAGTGGCATTAATAATTTTAAAATTCCTGCAAACAAAATACCTGTACGAGCCGTTTGTAAATCAGCACCTAAAGCTCTTTGTGTAATGTATTGGTTACAACCCCAATAATTAAGATTAATAATCCAAATACCAGCCAAATACGACATTACACCTGGAAAAGTAAGGTATTTATTAATCTCTAATTGTGTAGATGTAGCTGTAGGTCTTGGAATAATCATTTTGAAATGCTCTGGAGCTTCTCTCATTAATACTTTGAAACCTTCAATAGCATTTTCACCCACTCCAAAATAGCGTCCAACGGTTGTTAAAGCAATATATGAAGTAACTAATCCTCCAATAATTAATACAGCAACTTGAATTACATCTGTATAAGCCACTACTTTCATTCCTCCCAAAGAAATTAATAAAGCAAAAAGAGCCAATCCAATCATAATTATATGCAAATATTCTCCACCAGCCAATCCATTAATGGCAACAGCTCCTAAATATAAAATAGAAGTTAAGTTTACAAATACGTATAAGAACAACCAAAATACGGCCATAATTAAAGCAGTAGATTCGTTATACCTTGTTTTTAAAAACTGAGGCATGGTATAAATCTTGTTTTTCAAATAAACAGGAATGAACCAAACGGCAACAATAATTAAAGCAATAGCAGCAATCCACTCATAAGCGGCAACAGCAATTCCTAAAAAGAAACCTTCTCCACTCATTCCAATAAACTGTTCAGCAGAAATGTTTGAAGCAATCAATGAAGCACCAATAGCCCACCATGTCAATGTTCCTTCTGCAAGGAAATAAGCTTTGGCATCGTGTTCGTTTTTTTCGCGTTTGCGATAAACGGTATATCCATAAGTGGATACCACGATAAAATAAATAATAAATACTGCGTAATCCGCAAAAGCAAGGTGTTGGTTCATGGGTAATTTGTTTTTTAGAAATTAATATAAATGCATACGGTTGTTGTCCTGTGCTATTTTTCTTTTTTATAAATAGTTCCTATTTATAAATCATTTTGCATATCTACAATAATTTATAGAAATCCATTACAGAATTAGTTATAAAATGTGATATGTGTTTTAATTTAATTGATATTTTATGAAATTATGAAAGTCAAAAGTAAAATAAAAATATTTATTTACATAGTTTATAAATGTATTTTTTACATTTATTACAGATGAATCTGTTAAATTTTATTTTATTATTCCGTAAACAACTATAATACAATGTTTTATAATTTATTTTTATGTTGATTATATCTTGTTATAAATGACACAATCACTATTATTAGTTTTTATTCCTGATCTTCTGCTCCCATTTCCAAGCACTTGCTATCCCTTCTTCAAGTGTAGCTTGTGTTTTCCATCCAAGAATAGTATTTGCTTTATCTGTATTGGCATAAGCCGAAACAACGTCTCCTTCTCTTCTACCAACAATGGTATAAGGCAATTTTTGACCGCTTACTTTTTCGAATGCTTGAATCACCTCCAAAACCGAACTTCCAGTTCCTGTCCCCAGATTAAACGTTTCTATTTTAGCCGAATTTTTTTTGTTTACTAATCGTTGCAAAGCAATAACATGTGCTTTAGCTAGGTCAACAACGTGGATATAATCCCGAACGCAAGTACCATCAACAGTTGGGTAATCATCCCCATAAACCGAAAGTTCTTTTCTCAAACCCATTCCAGTTTGTGTGATAAAAGGGACTAAGTTTTGTGGTACTCCAACGGGTAATTCACCAATTTCGATTGATGGGTGCGCCCCAATAGGATTAAAATAACGCAACAAAATAGCAGTTATACCACTTACTTTTGTAACATCAGTGATGATTTCTTCCCCAATTTGTTTGGTGTTCCCATAAGGAGACATGGCGGGCTTAACTGATGCGTTTTCATTAATAGGCATTACATCTGCTTGACCATAGACAGTACACGAAGAACTAAATATAAAATGTGACTCTTCTTTTTGTTGCAATTCCTGAAGCAAATAGATTAACGAACTTATGTTATTTTCATAATACAATAAAGGATTCCCCACACTTTCACCTACTGCTTTTGATGCCGCAAAATGAATTACGCCAACAACATCAGGATGTCTTTTAAAAAAATCTTGAACAGCTATTTTTTCTCTTAAATCTAACTTTTCAAAAAGGGGCTTTTTACCTGTTATAGCAACTATACCATTTAAAACATCCTCAGTAGCATTAGAAAGATTATCGATAATGACAACATCAAAACCTTCATTTTGTAATTCAACAACAGTATGCGATCCAATAAATCCTAATCCGCCAGTAACTAGTATTTTCATATTTTACAATTTTATAATATGCTTTTTCTAAATTTTATTTCACTTCTGTTATTTCAAGAACTACACTTGTTCTTCTCAAATTCACATTTGGATTGATCCCTGCTTTCATCAAGAAATCACCACTATACACCTTGTCAGAAGCAATTGAGGATGTTGTTCCTGGAAACAGGTTAATTTCTTTTACCGTATATTTTTTCTTTGGATCCAAACCGTTTAATACAACTGGTCGCTCAGTTGCTGTAATACTAAACCTATTATTCACTAAGTAATTAAAAACGACAGCTTTGCTTTTCTCTGGATTTACATACATTAACGCTGCGATATCATTTTCATGAGGATTAACCAAACGAAACATATCTCCATGCCAAACAACATCTTTAAATGAATTGTAATTTGAAATAGCTTGTTTGCAAAATGTTTTATCATCGGGATTTAATTTGCTTGCTACAATATCAAAACCTAATTTTCCCATACTAGCCACATCAACTCTAAATTTTAGTGGTTGTTTACCCCAATCCGTTACGTGGTTGCAAGTTGTAATCGAAGGAAAGAAATAGGAATAATCCCATTGAACAAATATTCTTTCTAAAGGTTCCGTATCATCCGTTGGCCAAAATTCTGTAAAATACTTCAAGAATT
The Flavobacterium sp. WC2421 genome window above contains:
- a CDS encoding Y-family DNA polymerase → MYALVDCNNFYASCERVFQPEFNGKPVAILSNNDGCVISRSNEAKAVGIPMGAPAFQIKDLVREKNVKLFSSNYALYGDLSNRVMSILAQFTPNVEIYSIDEAFLNFDGLNVLDYHDYGIQMKKRVQKWIGIPVCIGFAETKALSKVANKIAKKFQERTGGVYVIDTDEKRFKALKWTKIEDVWGIGHRTTKKAKLRKINTALDFIQPQHEAWIKKEMGVIGMRLKYELEGKQVLDLDPFPDQKKSISTTRSFPKQISDFDLLRERMVTFASVCAEKLRKQKSCCHTIIVLLVVDKHTVQTSKYYFNMAMNLPYATNSSLTIANAAVAMLKQMHKGNEGLKFKKAGVIVSSLIDENKKQFQLFEDENPKHLALMKVMDDLNKKIGYTQVKLATQNLSLTWNMNQNHLSPKFTTSFKDILEIKCQ
- a CDS encoding LexA family protein, encoding MSIKKEQKLTFFQPDFESEIKIPFMTEGVSAGFPSPAADFMENNIDLNKELSENPLATFYIKVKGNSMIDAGINDKDVLVVDRSLEPQNHKIAICFIDGEFTVKRIQLEKECLYLMPENENYPPIKVTEENELIIWGIVTYVIKKV
- a CDS encoding sodium/sugar symporter encodes the protein MNQHLAFADYAVFIIYFIVVSTYGYTVYRKREKNEHDAKAYFLAEGTLTWWAIGASLIASNISAEQFIGMSGEGFFLGIAVAAYEWIAAIALIIVAVWFIPVYLKNKIYTMPQFLKTRYNESTALIMAVFWLFLYVFVNLTSILYLGAVAINGLAGGEYLHIIMIGLALFALLISLGGMKVVAYTDVIQVAVLIIGGLVTSYIALTTVGRYFGVGENAIEGFKVLMREAPEHFKMIIPRPTATSTQLEINKYLTFPGVMSYLAGIWIINLNYWGCNQYITQRALGADLQTARTGILFAGILKLLMPLIVMLPGIAAFVLYENGHLPQLVGGKDGAYSAVLTFLPTGLKGLSVAALTAAIVASLAGKVNSISTIYTLDVHKKYIQKDATDRGQVNIGRIAVFGAMLLAVIFTWNDLLGIGGVGGFTYIQKYTGFISPGVFAMFFLGMFWKRTTGTAAIVGVIAGFLLSVLFNEFAPALFGNETLLYTAFPNGNGGFEIPFHICMGLSFAFTMLLMIAISFAGPKVNPKAFELDTEMFKLKPQTTVLIVITILTIFALYAKFW
- the galE gene encoding UDP-glucose 4-epimerase GalE; this encodes MKILVTGGLGFIGSHTVVELQNEGFDVVIIDNLSNATEDVLNGIVAITGKKPLFEKLDLREKIAVQDFFKRHPDVVGVIHFAASKAVGESVGNPLLYYENNISSLIYLLQELQQKEESHFIFSSSCTVYGQADVMPINENASVKPAMSPYGNTKQIGEEIITDVTKVSGITAILLRYFNPIGAHPSIEIGELPVGVPQNLVPFITQTGMGLRKELSVYGDDYPTVDGTCVRDYIHVVDLAKAHVIALQRLVNKKNSAKIETFNLGTGTGSSVLEVIQAFEKVSGQKLPYTIVGRREGDVVSAYANTDKANTILGWKTQATLEEGIASAWKWEQKIRNKN